The Halocalculus aciditolerans nucleotide sequence GTTGAGCGCGCGGAGGTAGCAGGCGGGGCGGTGGAGTTCGGGAGCGGGTTCGTCGGCGAAGTCGGCGTCCACGCCCATCCGCGAGAAGGCGTCGAGGAGCGGCTCGCAGAGTTCCTCGTAGGCGTCCATGAGGTCGGTCGGGAACTCGTCGGTCGGGGCGGTGACGGAGTAGGAGATGTCGCCGTGGTAGTCGTGGAAGATGCCGCCGCCGCCGGTGGGGCGGCGGGTGACGGTGACGCCTTCACGTTCGCACCACGCCCAGTCGACCGAGTCGGCTGGCTGGCTGTAGCCGAGCGAGAGCGTGCTCGGCCCCCAGCGGTAGACGCGGACGGTGCGCGGGCCGCCGTCGCCGGCGGTGCGCGCGGCGATTTCGTCGAGCGCCATGTTCATCGGGCCGCTCCAGGTTTCTTCCGGGACGAGTCGCCACGCTCCGTCGACGCCGGTCATAGTTCGAGTAGGGCGCGCCGGGGGAAAGCGATACCGTCTCCGTCCGAATTAGATTTCTTCTTGTTGAGTGCCGTAATTTAAGTGTGG carries:
- a CDS encoding lipoate--protein ligase family protein; amino-acid sequence: MTGVDGAWRLVPEETWSGPMNMALDEIAARTAGDGGPRTVRVYRWGPSTLSLGYSQPADSVDWAWCEREGVTVTRRPTGGGGIFHDYHGDISYSVTAPTDEFPTDLMDAYEELCEPLLDAFSRMGVDADFADEPAPELHRPACYLRALNPAHDVVAGGKKISGNAQYRQRDAVVQHGSLSYARTPVRHLDCFADPGVTGTEFRERVTSIRAEADVTREDAVDALETALADWSGATVGEWTDDELAAARDLAREKYHSEAWNRRADDPTA